A DNA window from Callospermophilus lateralis isolate mCalLat2 chromosome X, mCalLat2.hap1, whole genome shotgun sequence contains the following coding sequences:
- the Gcna gene encoding germ cell nuclear acidic protein: MVVPLDEMGKTDGKRVEDGNKEFCAASCVLSLDSSSSEEHESLKVKTKAQKKRVSCVVIESESDDDYVNKKKKAKIRKISSKDEMLEKFSVIEEQPTTQEPPIIIIDDDDDGGGNNNKLKGPKLTEEDFCAQGQISLDKEEVVEFSISQYNLPDNVVEMQDFGKNIGQPPNDREANLEIIDTKLPSEEPIPMVEQPKKRKDKTKNIRVTSAVSGRKKRGPSKKKSSAVKVEKCETGKSMCKIPGCFLSDLEKSKKYSGKNFKQNKDELVQKIYQLFNSTVFDQKMPEKIEITWNKKMLRTAGLCTTSETRHPKRERYAKIEISLKVCDSADRLRDTLIHEICHAASWLLDGVRDSHGDAWKYYARKSNAVHPELPRVTRCHNYTINYKINYECTRCKTRVGRYTKSLNTERFICAICRGPLVMLPLTRKDGTPIEPHVRPFAKYVQENYRVVFQGTAGISHGDVMRKLSKDYVASKQKKNP, translated from the exons ATGGTGGTACCTTTGGATGAGATGGGTAAGACAGATGGGAAGAGGGTTGAGGATGGAAATAAGGAATTCTGTgctgccag TTGTGTTCTTTCTCTGGACTCAAGCAGCAGTGAAGAACATGAGTCCC ttAAGGTCAAAACAAAAGCACAGAAGAAGCGGGTCAG CTGTGTGGTGATTGAATCAGAGTCTGATGATGACTAtgtcaataagaaaaagaaagctaAGATACGCAAAATAAGCAGTAAAG ATGAGATGCTGGAAAAGTTTTCTGTCATTGAGGAGCAGCCCACCACCCAGGAACCTCCAATAATTAttattgatgatgatgatgatggtggtggcaaCAATAACAAATTGAAGGGTCCTAAGCTAACTGAAGAAGATTTCTGTGCTCAGGGCCAAATTTCTCTTGATAAAGAAGAGGTAGTTGAGTTTTCTATCTCCCAGTACAACTTGCCTGATAATGTTGTTGAGATGCAGGATTTTGGTAAAAATATTGGCCAACCACCAAATGATCGTGAGGCTAACCTAGAAATTATAGATACAAAGTTGCCAAGTGAAGAACCCATACCTATGGTGGAACAGCCAAAGAAAAGGAAGGACaaaaccaaaaatatacgtgtaacATCTG CTGTTAGTGGAAGAAAAAAGCGTGGTCCTTCAAAGAAGAAATCCAGTGCAGTAAAAGTTGAAAAATGTGAGACTGG GAAATCTATGTGCAAAATACCTGGATGTTTCTTAAGTGACCTTGAAAAGTCAAAGAAATATTCTGGGAAGAATTTCAAGCAAAATAAGGATGAGTTGGTTCAGAAAATCTACCAACTGTTTAACAGCACCGTCTTTGATCAGAAG ATGCCAGAGAAAATAGAAATCACCTGGAATAAAAAGATGCTGagaactgctggcttatgcaccaCTAGTGAGACACGACACCCCAAAAGGGAGCGCTATGCCAAGATCGAGATTTCTCTGAAAGTCTGTGACTCTGCAG ACCGCCTCCGTGATACTTTGATCCATGAAATATGCCATGCAGCTTCCTGGCTGCTTGATGGTGTCCGAGATTCTCATGGTGATGCATGGAAGTATTATGCAAGAAAATCCAATGCGGTGCACCCCGAGCTGCCCAGGGTCACTCGTTGCCATAACTATACAATTAACTACAAGATTAATTATGAATGTACTCGGTGCAAAACCAG GGTTGGCCGCTACACCAAATCGTTGAATACAGAACGCTTTATCTGTGCCATATGCAGAGGGCCCCTGGTCATGCTGCCATTAACTCGTAAAGATGGAACCCCCATTGAGCCCCATGTGAGACCATTTGCCAAATATGTGCAGGAGAATTACCGAGTGGTGTTTCAAGGGACAGCTGGGATCAGCCATGGGGATGTGATGAGAAAGCTCAGCAAGGATTATGTTGCCagtaaacaaaagaagaatcCTTAA